In Croceicoccus sp. Ery15, a genomic segment contains:
- a CDS encoding D-glycerate dehydrogenase, whose product MSKPKILLSRRWPEAVEARLAQSYDVTINEADVPLDVDGLAAAMREYDAVCPTVTDRLPASVFAQDGIRARIIGNYGAGVEHIDLEAAQSAGLIVTNTPDVLTDATADIAMTLLLMATRRAGEGERELRAGEWTGWRPTHLLGRSLSGKVLGLVGFGRIARAMAERAQAFGMRIAYHSRSAKDDIPADAYHAELADLLAVSDVVSLHAPGGAETHHMIDAAMLQRMKPGAVLINTGRGTLIDEAALAAALRDGVIASAGLDVFEQEPTVHPELLALSNVVLLPHLGSATLETREAMGMKVADNLDHFFAGEPLIDRVV is encoded by the coding sequence ATGTCCAAACCCAAAATTCTCCTCTCGCGCCGCTGGCCCGAGGCGGTCGAGGCGCGGCTTGCACAAAGCTATGACGTCACCATCAACGAGGCGGACGTGCCGCTGGATGTGGACGGGCTGGCAGCGGCCATGCGCGAATATGATGCCGTGTGCCCGACGGTCACCGACAGACTGCCCGCCTCGGTCTTCGCGCAGGATGGCATACGCGCCCGCATCATCGGTAATTACGGGGCGGGGGTGGAACATATCGATCTTGAAGCCGCGCAATCTGCGGGGTTGATCGTCACCAACACGCCCGATGTGCTGACCGATGCGACCGCCGATATCGCCATGACCCTGCTGCTGATGGCCACGCGCCGTGCGGGCGAGGGAGAGCGGGAACTGCGCGCCGGGGAATGGACCGGCTGGCGGCCTACCCATCTGCTGGGCCGGTCGCTGTCGGGCAAGGTGCTGGGGCTGGTCGGATTTGGCCGCATCGCCCGCGCCATGGCCGAGCGCGCGCAGGCGTTCGGTATGCGGATCGCCTATCACAGCCGCTCGGCCAAGGACGACATACCTGCCGATGCCTATCACGCCGAGCTTGCCGATCTGCTGGCGGTGTCGGATGTCGTGTCGCTGCATGCGCCGGGCGGGGCGGAGACGCATCACATGATCGATGCCGCCATGCTGCAACGGATGAAGCCGGGCGCGGTCCTGATCAACACCGGACGCGGAACCCTGATCGACGAGGCCGCGCTGGCAGCCGCTTTGCGCGACGGGGTGATCGCATCGGCAGGGCTGGACGTGTTCGAGCAGGAGCCGACGGTGCATCCTGAATTGCTCGCGCTGTCTAATGTGGTGCTGTTGCCCCATTTGGGTTCCGCCACGCTGGAAACGCGTGAGGCGATGGGGATGAAGGTTGCCGACAATCTCGACCATTTCTTCGCCGGAGAGCCATTGATTGACCGCGTCGTCTGA
- a CDS encoding L-rhamnose mutarotase, translating into MTVVRRCFAVDLNDDADVIAAYRRWHEPGGPPATVSAAIRADGVTELQIWLTGDRLFMIMEQDMARAPSVEEKRERDGANPDVAAWDRLMASMQKPLPSHPGQTWVEMERIYALSEQL; encoded by the coding sequence ATGACTGTCGTACGCCGCTGTTTCGCCGTGGACCTGAACGATGACGCCGATGTGATCGCCGCCTATCGCCGCTGGCACGAACCGGGCGGCCCGCCCGCCACTGTATCCGCCGCGATTCGCGCCGACGGGGTGACCGAACTGCAAATCTGGCTGACCGGCGACCGGCTGTTCATGATCATGGAACAGGACATGGCACGCGCACCTTCCGTCGAAGAGAAGCGCGAACGGGACGGTGCCAACCCCGATGTGGCCGCATGGGACCGGCTGATGGCATCGATGCAAAAGCCGCTGCCATCACATCCCGGCCAGACATGGGTGGAAATGGAGCGGATTTACGCCCTGTCGGAACAGCTCTAA
- a CDS encoding glycoside hydrolase family 28 protein, which translates to MPEGFAEFSRRTALYGLGAAFAASAVPVRATGSLTGFHDIRDYGALGDGKSIDSHAINRAIEAASAKGGGTIVVPPGEYLCFSIRLKSHITLVLSPGSMIVAADPDKHEGQYDLPEGVFEEQLVDYGLAHFHNSLIYGDGVTDIAIVGSGLIYGPGLDREGPPPRWHGIEGWKSPSELGMTADEARRAIPLEMKYEGRGNKAIGLTGCRNVVLQDFSILQGGHFACYVLGCTNVRIEGIIVDTDRDGIDLDCCRDAKVVNCTVNAPKDDAIVLKSSYALQEARFCEDIQILGCKTSGYLLGTLLDGTYQKSPYMAPDDVGVLGRIKLGTDSVAGFRRVLIADCLCENSRGLQMGAIDGGVLEDVTVRDVTLRNPVNHPLFVRLSARNRAPRGAGVASVRRVRFSDIQVSGARMEYPCGVVGIEDGIIEDVSFSGLHVSAAGGGTAEDAARVVPERRTSSLEPSFMKTLPAHGLYARHVRNLGMSDVRFDVEAADARPAIALENVNGAVIDGLTSTKAKQNAVRAAQDCRNIAIGQIETFSGENA; encoded by the coding sequence TTGCCTGAAGGTTTTGCCGAATTCAGCCGCCGTACCGCGCTCTACGGGCTGGGGGCCGCCTTTGCCGCCAGCGCGGTGCCGGTGCGCGCCACGGGAAGCCTGACCGGCTTTCACGATATTCGCGATTATGGCGCGCTCGGTGATGGCAAATCTATCGATTCCCATGCCATCAATCGCGCCATCGAAGCCGCCAGTGCCAAGGGCGGCGGCACCATCGTCGTCCCTCCGGGTGAATATCTGTGCTTCTCGATCCGGTTGAAGAGCCACATCACGCTGGTGCTGTCGCCCGGATCGATGATCGTCGCCGCCGACCCCGACAAGCACGAAGGGCAATATGATCTGCCCGAAGGCGTGTTCGAGGAGCAGCTGGTCGATTACGGCCTCGCCCATTTCCACAACAGCCTGATCTATGGCGACGGGGTTACCGATATCGCGATTGTCGGCAGTGGTCTGATCTATGGTCCCGGCCTCGACCGCGAAGGCCCGCCGCCGCGCTGGCACGGGATCGAGGGGTGGAAGTCCCCATCCGAACTGGGAATGACGGCGGACGAGGCACGCCGCGCCATCCCGCTGGAGATGAAATATGAAGGTCGCGGCAACAAGGCCATCGGTCTGACCGGATGCCGCAATGTGGTTTTGCAGGATTTCTCGATCCTGCAGGGCGGCCATTTCGCCTGTTACGTACTGGGCTGCACCAATGTGCGGATCGAGGGGATTATCGTCGACACCGACCGCGACGGTATCGACCTTGATTGTTGCCGCGATGCCAAGGTCGTCAATTGCACCGTCAACGCGCCCAAGGACGATGCCATCGTGTTGAAGAGCAGCTATGCCCTGCAGGAAGCACGTTTTTGCGAGGATATCCAGATACTTGGCTGCAAGACCAGCGGCTATCTGCTGGGCACGCTGCTGGACGGAACCTATCAGAAATCGCCCTATATGGCGCCCGACGATGTCGGTGTGCTGGGGCGGATCAAGCTGGGCACCGATTCCGTCGCGGGTTTCCGCAGGGTGCTGATCGCCGATTGCTTGTGCGAGAATTCGCGCGGCTTACAGATGGGCGCGATTGACGGTGGCGTGCTGGAAGATGTGACGGTGCGCGACGTGACCTTGCGCAATCCGGTGAACCATCCCCTGTTCGTCCGCCTCTCGGCTCGTAACCGCGCGCCACGCGGGGCAGGGGTGGCCAGCGTCCGGCGTGTCCGCTTTTCCGATATCCAGGTTTCGGGTGCGCGCATGGAGTATCCGTGCGGCGTCGTCGGGATCGAGGACGGCATCATCGAGGATGTGAGCTTCAGCGGCCTGCATGTCAGCGCCGCGGGCGGAGGCACGGCCGAGGATGCGGCGCGCGTGGTGCCCGAACGGCGCACTTCCAGCCTTGAGCCGAGCTTTATGAAAACGCTGCCTGCACATGGGCTTTACGCACGCCACGTGCGTAATCTGGGCATGTCGGACGTGCGCTTTGATGTGGAGGCGGCCGATGCACGACCGGCGATTGCGCTGGAGAACGTCAATGGCGCGGTGATCGACGGGCTGACATCGACCAAGGCCAAACAGAACGCAGTCCGCGCGGCGCAGGATTGTCGCAATATCGCGATTGGCCAGATTGAAACCTTTTCGGGAGAGAATGCATGA
- a CDS encoding kinase has product MTASSDLVAAAVREWLVNAPHPLVLGICGSQGSGKSTLARALEQTLGEDGLSIASLSLDDLYLGTQARRKLAAEVHPLFATRGVPGTHDLELGLSVIQAVRDGKAVALPRFDKASDEPLPRDAWPMAPQGLDVLIFEGWCVGARPEAVEALSGPVNALEREEDGDGRWRRAVNDFLAGPYQALFEQIDRLVFLAAPGFEVVHGWRLQQERDLRESLKAQGRDPALAMTDEQISRFISHYERITRHILHSMPSQAALTLRLGRDREIIGIAASAGLSSS; this is encoded by the coding sequence TTGACCGCGTCGTCTGACCTTGTCGCGGCTGCGGTCCGCGAATGGCTGGTTAATGCCCCGCACCCGCTGGTGCTGGGCATTTGCGGATCGCAAGGCAGCGGCAAATCGACGTTGGCGCGCGCATTGGAGCAGACGCTGGGTGAGGATGGGCTGAGCATCGCCTCGCTCTCGCTCGACGATCTCTATCTCGGCACGCAGGCCCGGCGGAAGCTGGCGGCGGAGGTCCACCCGCTCTTCGCCACGCGCGGCGTGCCGGGCACGCATGATTTGGAACTCGGGCTATCGGTGATTCAGGCGGTGCGCGACGGGAAGGCCGTGGCATTGCCGCGATTCGACAAGGCGAGCGATGAACCTTTGCCGCGTGACGCATGGCCGATGGCGCCCCAAGGTCTGGACGTGCTGATCTTCGAAGGCTGGTGCGTGGGTGCGCGCCCCGAAGCGGTTGAGGCGCTGTCCGGGCCTGTCAACGCGCTCGAACGCGAAGAGGATGGCGACGGGCGCTGGCGTCGCGCGGTCAATGACTTCCTCGCAGGTCCCTATCAGGCGCTTTTCGAGCAGATCGACCGGCTGGTGTTTCTGGCTGCGCCCGGCTTCGAGGTCGTCCACGGCTGGCGCCTGCAGCAGGAACGGGACTTGCGCGAAAGCCTGAAGGCCCAAGGGCGCGATCCGGCGCTGGCGATGACGGACGAGCAGATTTCCCGCTTTATCAGCCATTATGAGCGGATAACCCGGCACATTCTGCATTCCATGCCCTCGCAAGCGGCGCTGACGCTGCGTCTGGGAAGGGATCGCGAAATAATCGGAATCGCGGCTTCGGCGGGGTTGTCTTCCAGTTAA
- a CDS encoding mandelate racemase/muconate lactonizing enzyme family protein, translated as MKVTGYRSLVTTHDWGRPVGDVNGIVQSGVTEVPILLLETDSGLTGVGLGQHTDIARVFPAVEGKDPRSVTAIYDAMLSQVFKSGHAGATFGAIAAVDMALWDLKAKMAGEPLWRTLGAADSFVPGYASGLCYGLSDSEFSSHYQSWADRGFSSAKIKGGSDLGRDIERLLTAREIMAANSPRPAMMLDVNESWNAKQAIRHLHEIEEKLDLTWIEEPVRRWDAEGLARVSASGRAAVASGENLTGLDQYAPLFAAGALDVVQAGSVWGITHFMRVAMAALSRNLPVSPVGFDANPIAHAAAALPNMIGIEVQDFGWPTGLNVDQRIENGGIMLGEAPGLGIEVDESALAAPADGWGVTGGPHRRARQAGLQLAVLNRKQS; from the coding sequence ATGAAAGTCACGGGATATCGCTCGCTGGTAACGACCCATGATTGGGGCCGTCCGGTCGGCGATGTAAACGGCATCGTCCAAAGCGGCGTGACCGAAGTGCCGATTCTGCTGCTGGAAACCGACAGCGGGCTGACCGGCGTGGGTCTTGGCCAGCATACCGATATCGCGCGCGTGTTTCCTGCGGTCGAGGGCAAGGACCCGCGCAGCGTGACAGCCATTTACGACGCGATGCTGTCCCAGGTTTTCAAAAGCGGACACGCAGGCGCGACATTCGGCGCCATTGCAGCGGTCGATATGGCCTTGTGGGACCTGAAGGCGAAGATGGCCGGCGAGCCGCTGTGGCGCACTCTTGGCGCGGCCGACAGCTTTGTGCCCGGCTATGCCTCGGGCCTGTGCTATGGCCTGTCGGACAGCGAATTCTCCAGCCACTACCAGTCATGGGCCGACCGCGGATTTTCCTCTGCCAAGATCAAGGGCGGCAGCGATCTGGGACGCGATATCGAACGCCTGCTGACGGCGCGCGAAATCATGGCGGCCAACAGCCCGCGCCCCGCCATGATGCTGGACGTCAACGAATCGTGGAACGCCAAACAGGCGATCCGCCATCTGCACGAGATCGAGGAAAAGCTCGACCTGACGTGGATCGAGGAGCCGGTGCGCCGCTGGGATGCCGAAGGGCTGGCGCGCGTTTCCGCGTCGGGCCGCGCGGCGGTCGCCTCGGGCGAGAACCTGACCGGTCTTGACCAATATGCCCCGCTGTTCGCGGCAGGCGCGCTGGACGTGGTGCAGGCGGGCAGCGTGTGGGGCATTACCCATTTCATGCGCGTTGCCATGGCGGCATTGTCGCGCAATCTGCCCGTGTCGCCTGTCGGTTTCGATGCCAACCCGATCGCCCATGCGGCGGCGGCGCTGCCGAATATGATCGGGATCGAGGTGCAGGACTTCGGCTGGCCCACCGGCCTTAACGTCGACCAGCGGATCGAAAATGGCGGCATCATGCTGGGCGAAGCACCGGGTCTTGGCATAGAAGTCGATGAAAGCGCCCTCGCCGCGCCCGCCGATGGCTGGGGCGTAACGGGCGGCCCGCATCGCCGGGCGCGGCAGGCCGGATTGCAGCTCGCCGTTCTGAACCGCAAACAATCATAA
- a CDS encoding extracellular solute-binding protein, producing the protein MTVMAELELPAYTGLTWDHPRGYNALARAAVDAKGLTLQWDRHSLEGFESAPIGELCDRYDLVVLDHPHVGEAIAADCLIPVEELFGADEIAAWQDAIAGPSLASYHYAGKHWALPLDAATQVMAWRADRIVEAPTTWAELPKLAEGRAVALSLAGPHAILSFQSICGALGAEHANPRDHFMDRATAREAFAIMQALTGDATRAAVAMNPIAMLDAMAAGEGPDLVPLIYGYVNYATRGVRFGDAPRGPTGRIGSILGGTGIGVSRRCKVTPALLDHIRLLMSESVQRGFIPFQDGQPAFRSAWHDPAVNGATGKFFADTLQSIEQAQLRPRHNGAIAFQTEASTLLRAALIDGGDAGSTLDAIERSYRDHHPAGAET; encoded by the coding sequence ATGACCGTGATGGCCGAGCTTGAACTGCCTGCCTACACTGGCCTGACATGGGATCATCCGCGCGGCTATAACGCGCTGGCCCGTGCCGCCGTGGATGCCAAGGGGCTGACCCTGCAATGGGACCGCCACTCGCTGGAGGGGTTCGAATCCGCCCCTATCGGTGAATTATGCGACCGTTACGATCTGGTGGTGCTGGACCATCCGCATGTGGGAGAGGCGATTGCCGCCGATTGCCTGATCCCGGTCGAGGAATTGTTCGGCGCGGACGAGATCGCCGCCTGGCAGGATGCGATCGCTGGGCCGTCGCTGGCAAGCTATCATTACGCGGGCAAGCACTGGGCCCTGCCGCTCGATGCCGCGACGCAGGTGATGGCGTGGCGTGCCGACCGGATCGTGGAGGCGCCGACCACATGGGCCGAACTGCCGAAGCTGGCCGAAGGCCGCGCGGTGGCGCTGTCGCTGGCCGGGCCGCATGCGATCCTGAGCTTCCAGTCGATCTGCGGCGCTTTGGGAGCAGAGCACGCCAATCCGCGCGACCATTTCATGGACCGCGCCACCGCGCGTGAGGCATTCGCCATCATGCAGGCGCTGACCGGCGATGCGACGCGGGCGGCAGTGGCGATGAACCCCATCGCCATGCTGGATGCCATGGCGGCGGGCGAGGGGCCCGATCTTGTCCCGCTGATCTATGGCTATGTGAACTATGCCACGCGCGGCGTGCGTTTCGGCGATGCGCCTCGCGGGCCGACCGGCAGGATCGGGTCTATACTGGGCGGCACCGGTATCGGCGTATCGCGCCGCTGCAAGGTCACCCCTGCCTTGCTCGATCATATCCGCCTGCTGATGTCGGAAAGCGTGCAGCGCGGCTTTATCCCGTTTCAGGACGGCCAGCCTGCCTTCCGTTCCGCATGGCACGATCCGGCCGTCAACGGGGCCACCGGGAAGTTCTTTGCCGATACGCTGCAGAGCATCGAGCAGGCCCAATTGCGCCCCCGCCATAATGGCGCGATCGCGTTTCAGACAGAGGCATCGACCCTGCTGCGCGCCGCGCTGATCGACGGCGGCGACGCCGGAAGCACACTCGACGCGATCGAGCGGAGCTATCGTGACCACCATCCGGCCGGAGCCGAGACATGA
- a CDS encoding SDR family NAD(P)-dependent oxidoreductase produces MKDRVVLYTGAAGGLGFETSLLMIDRGATVVAIDYNPDKLAALTEAAKDRGPGRLITSGADMGDLPAYRTVLEDLASQTGGFDVVINNAGIYPAKPFEEFTIEEYQAVQRVNVDAHVLTVQVVLPFMRQRGFGRIINISSITMSGAWDNLYPYVSSKMALVGLTRAWAREFGPMGVTVNAIAPGAFPTDAEKIHPDPEGYERMVLHAQAVKRRGHAGDIANAIAFFVSEDAGFITGQTLHVNGGWTMN; encoded by the coding sequence ATGAAGGATCGTGTCGTCCTCTACACCGGCGCTGCAGGCGGGCTGGGTTTCGAAACCAGCCTGCTGATGATCGATCGCGGCGCGACGGTCGTGGCCATCGACTACAATCCCGACAAGCTGGCCGCGCTGACCGAAGCGGCGAAGGATCGCGGGCCCGGCAGGCTCATCACCTCGGGCGCCGACATGGGCGATCTGCCCGCCTATCGCACTGTGCTGGAGGATCTGGCATCGCAGACGGGCGGCTTCGACGTGGTCATCAACAATGCCGGCATCTATCCGGCCAAGCCCTTCGAAGAGTTCACCATCGAGGAATATCAGGCGGTCCAGCGCGTCAATGTCGATGCCCATGTGCTGACCGTGCAGGTCGTCTTGCCCTTCATGCGGCAGCGCGGCTTCGGGCGCATCATCAATATCTCCAGCATCACTATGTCGGGCGCGTGGGACAATCTGTACCCCTATGTGTCGTCCAAGATGGCGCTGGTGGGTCTGACGCGGGCATGGGCGCGCGAATTCGGCCCGATGGGCGTGACCGTCAATGCCATCGCGCCGGGCGCATTCCCGACCGATGCCGAGAAAATCCACCCCGATCCCGAAGGCTATGAACGCATGGTGCTGCACGCACAGGCGGTCAAGCGGCGCGGGCACGCGGGGGACATCGCCAATGCCATCGCCTTTTTCGTCAGCGAGGATGCCGGTTTCATCACCGGCCAGACGCTGCACGTGAACGGCGGATGGACCATGAACTGA
- a CDS encoding enoyl-CoA hydratase/isomerase family protein yields MTDELIFTVADHVATITFNRPAKLNALTPAMAAALIAAVSECNTSDAVRCVVVTGAGEKAFSAGSDISTLDAYATPWDFRNRDDYCDALRACRKPVIAAVNGYALGGGLETAMAADIRIASANARFAAPEIKLGWIGGGGMAAGLSYCAGSSNAAMMVLTGDMIDAAQARDWGIVSEVHEAEALMPRAMELAATIASRAPIAAETAKLNLRAAHVMPWDKAIEYERDLQAICFATEDAAEGRAAFAERRDPQFRRR; encoded by the coding sequence ATGACCGACGAACTGATCTTTACCGTGGCGGACCATGTCGCCACGATCACTTTCAACCGCCCCGCCAAGCTGAATGCGCTGACGCCCGCCATGGCGGCGGCGCTGATTGCGGCGGTCAGCGAATGCAACACCAGCGATGCGGTGCGCTGCGTGGTGGTGACGGGTGCGGGGGAAAAGGCCTTCTCGGCGGGGTCGGATATCTCGACCCTCGATGCCTATGCGACGCCGTGGGATTTCCGTAATCGCGACGATTATTGCGATGCCTTGCGCGCCTGCCGCAAGCCGGTGATCGCGGCGGTGAACGGCTATGCACTGGGTGGCGGGCTGGAAACCGCCATGGCCGCCGACATCCGCATCGCCAGCGCCAATGCCCGCTTCGCCGCGCCCGAAATCAAGCTGGGCTGGATCGGCGGCGGGGGCATGGCAGCCGGGCTGTCATACTGCGCCGGTTCGTCGAACGCCGCGATGATGGTGCTGACCGGCGACATGATCGATGCGGCGCAGGCCCGCGACTGGGGCATCGTCAGCGAGGTGCACGAGGCAGAGGCGCTGATGCCGCGCGCCATGGAGCTGGCGGCAACCATTGCCAGCAGGGCGCCCATCGCGGCGGAAACCGCCAAGCTCAACCTGCGCGCGGCCCATGTCATGCCATGGGACAAGGCCATCGAATACGAACGCGACCTGCAGGCGATCTGCTTCGCCACCGAGGACGCCGCCGAGGGGCGCGCCGCCTTTGCCGAAAGGCGTGACCCGCAGTTCCGCAGGCGCTAG
- a CDS encoding CaiB/BaiF CoA-transferase family protein produces MKILEGIRVLDCSIAMAGPFAAQRMGDMGADVVKVEPTSGEWQRHASAGGATGNKINVSFLSLNRNKRSLAVDLKAPEGKALLIDMVKNADVFLQNYRPGVAERLGVDYATLSAINPRLIYVSMSGYGEDGPYRDYPGQDLLLQGMSGAMMSTGAAGTPPTAAGQYLVDAITAYTAFEGALAALFHRERTGEGQLVQINMLDAIATIQMQELSVYTVGNKPQARSAEPHAHSYIRAPYGVFATADGYITVAMASLARLGELFEDDFFAGLDDERDSWSKRDEIFARVKAHLLDRKSEDWLKEMRARDIWAGPVYGYEELINDPQIRHNGTFIEYDHPTEGRIKVPGFPIRFSRTPCEVERGAPLVGEHSREVMREAGLDDGAIEALIESGVVRQHA; encoded by the coding sequence ATGAAGATCCTCGAAGGAATTCGCGTTCTCGATTGCTCCATCGCCATGGCAGGGCCATTCGCGGCCCAGCGCATGGGCGACATGGGCGCCGATGTCGTCAAGGTAGAGCCGACCAGCGGCGAATGGCAGCGCCATGCCTCGGCAGGCGGGGCGACGGGGAACAAGATCAATGTCTCGTTCCTGTCGCTCAACCGCAACAAGCGCTCGCTGGCGGTCGATCTGAAAGCGCCCGAGGGTAAGGCGCTGCTGATCGACATGGTGAAGAATGCCGATGTGTTCCTGCAAAACTATCGTCCCGGTGTCGCCGAGCGCCTCGGCGTCGATTACGCGACTTTGTCGGCCATCAATCCGCGCCTGATCTATGTGTCGATGTCAGGTTATGGTGAGGACGGCCCCTATCGCGACTATCCAGGGCAGGATTTGCTGCTGCAGGGCATGTCGGGCGCGATGATGTCGACGGGCGCTGCGGGCACGCCGCCCACGGCGGCGGGGCAATATCTGGTCGATGCGATCACCGCCTATACCGCTTTCGAAGGAGCGCTGGCGGCGCTGTTCCACCGCGAACGCACGGGCGAGGGGCAGCTGGTCCAGATCAACATGCTGGACGCTATCGCCACGATCCAGATGCAGGAATTGTCGGTCTATACGGTCGGTAACAAGCCGCAGGCCCGCTCGGCCGAACCACATGCCCATTCCTATATTCGCGCGCCCTATGGCGTGTTCGCGACCGCTGACGGCTATATCACCGTTGCCATGGCCTCGCTGGCAAGGCTGGGCGAATTGTTCGAGGACGATTTCTTTGCGGGCCTCGACGACGAGCGCGACAGCTGGAGCAAGCGTGACGAGATATTTGCGCGGGTGAAAGCCCATCTGCTGGACCGCAAGAGCGAGGACTGGCTGAAGGAGATGCGCGCCCGCGACATCTGGGCGGGGCCGGTCTATGGTTACGAAGAGCTGATCAACGATCCGCAGATCAGGCATAACGGCACTTTCATCGAATATGACCACCCGACCGAGGGGCGGATCAAGGTGCCCGGCTTCCCCATCCGCTTCAGCCGCACGCCCTGCGAAGTCGAACGCGGCGCGCCGCTGGTGGGCGAACATAGCCGCGAGGTGATGCGCGAGGCGGGGCTGGACGATGGCGCGATCGAGGCGCTGATCGAATCCGGCGTGGTCCGGCAGCACGCATGA
- a CDS encoding FadR/GntR family transcriptional regulator, which produces MVEDLVNMIVAGSYPVGTALPPENMLCEMYGVSRTVVREATTAMIEKGLVVTQQGRGTIVREDTAWNMLDPVILSALFKGEDGLRYLDNLSKVRVLLESEMAAEAAEEGTEEQRAELAEQIDRLEGLVETPAAYGHEDLRFHDIIMRMSGNRLSKAIIDGIQSEALRTHAYSGKPSIDHVKATQASHRKVYDAIMARDADAAGDAMREHISGSWDRRRARPKGY; this is translated from the coding sequence GTGGTCGAAGATCTCGTGAATATGATCGTCGCCGGTTCCTATCCGGTGGGCACCGCGCTGCCGCCCGAAAACATGCTGTGCGAAATGTATGGCGTCAGCCGGACGGTCGTGCGCGAGGCGACGACCGCCATGATCGAGAAGGGGCTGGTCGTTACCCAGCAGGGACGCGGCACCATCGTGCGGGAGGATACGGCGTGGAACATGCTCGATCCGGTCATCCTGTCTGCGCTGTTCAAGGGTGAGGACGGGCTGCGCTATCTCGACAATCTGTCCAAGGTGCGCGTGCTGCTCGAATCGGAAATGGCGGCCGAGGCAGCGGAAGAAGGGACCGAGGAGCAACGCGCCGAACTGGCGGAGCAGATCGACAGGCTGGAAGGTCTGGTCGAAACGCCCGCGGCCTACGGGCACGAGGATTTGCGCTTTCACGATATCATCATGCGCATGTCAGGCAACCGGCTGAGCAAGGCGATCATCGATGGCATCCAGTCCGAAGCTTTGCGTACCCACGCCTATTCGGGCAAGCCCAGCATTGACCATGTAAAGGCGACGCAGGCCTCCCACCGCAAGGTTTATGATGCGATCATGGCGCGCGACGCCGATGCGGCGGGCGATGCCATGCGCGAACATATTTCCGGTTCGTGGGACCGCCGCCGCGCACGGCCCAAGGGGTATTAG
- a CDS encoding aldose 1-epimerase family protein → MPQLYGEAITRPDLASRSGALSQFAGVRLSTLGDGVERGNRQLEFRTGSGLRFTVLVDRAMDIAECDHNGRAVGWHSPSGFRNPALHEYEGEGGLGWFRSMSGLLITCGLDHVLFMDDDPAGHYHYGPREKVSSSLHGRIGTIPARLTGYGEEWRGDECVLWAEGIVQQSTVFGEDLHLIRRIEADVGGNEIRLHDRVVNHGFYRTPHMYCYHINVSHPVVAEGSRYVAPVRDVIWAAHADNYRAQETGYRHLPAPITNFHEQVWQHEMAPDDKGRVNVAIVNEEMGFGFEVETLKSQFPAMYEWQNLHAGHYAVGIEPSTNHVLGKDFARERGELIWLEHGEERRYDSIFRILPDGDAVGDAVRRIEATCRQPEEDYPAPSGHYPPIPAGGAA, encoded by the coding sequence GTGCCACAGCTTTATGGCGAGGCCATCACCCGCCCCGACCTGGCATCAAGGTCGGGGGCGCTTTCGCAATTTGCAGGGGTGCGCCTGTCCACGCTTGGCGACGGGGTAGAGCGGGGCAACCGCCAGCTGGAATTCCGCACCGGCAGCGGGCTGCGCTTTACCGTGCTGGTCGACCGCGCCATGGATATTGCCGAATGCGACCATAACGGCCGGGCCGTGGGCTGGCATTCGCCATCGGGCTTCCGCAACCCTGCCTTGCACGAATATGAGGGTGAGGGCGGTCTGGGCTGGTTCCGGTCGATGTCGGGCCTGCTGATTACCTGCGGGCTGGACCATGTGCTGTTCATGGATGACGATCCGGCAGGGCATTACCACTATGGCCCACGCGAAAAGGTGTCGTCATCGCTCCACGGACGCATCGGCACCATCCCTGCGCGCCTCACGGGCTATGGCGAGGAATGGCGCGGCGATGAATGCGTGCTCTGGGCCGAAGGAATCGTCCAGCAATCGACGGTGTTCGGAGAGGATCTCCACCTGATCCGCCGGATCGAGGCCGATGTGGGCGGGAACGAGATTCGCCTGCACGACCGCGTGGTCAATCACGGTTTTTACCGCACTCCGCACATGTATTGCTATCACATCAATGTCAGCCATCCGGTGGTGGCCGAAGGGTCGCGCTATGTTGCGCCTGTGCGCGATGTGATCTGGGCAGCGCATGCGGATAACTATCGGGCGCAGGAAACCGGATATCGACACCTCCCCGCACCGATTACGAACTTCCACGAACAGGTCTGGCAGCACGAGATGGCACCCGACGACAAGGGCCGCGTCAATGTTGCCATCGTGAACGAGGAGATGGGCTTCGGTTTCGAGGTCGAGACGCTGAAATCGCAGTTTCCTGCCATGTACGAATGGCAGAACCTGCACGCGGGCCATTATGCGGTGGGGATCGAACCTTCGACCAATCACGTGCTGGGCAAGGATTTCGCGCGCGAACGCGGCGAGCTGATCTGGCTGGAGCATGGCGAGGAGCGCCGCTACGACAGCATCTTCCGCATCCTGCCCGATGGCGATGCGGTCGGCGATGCCGTCCGGCGGATCGAGGCGACCTGCCGCCAGCCGGAGGAGGATTATCCCGCGCCCTCGGGCCATTACCCGCCGATTCCGGCAGGGGGTGCGGCATGA